The following are encoded together in the Cheilinus undulatus linkage group 3, ASM1832078v1, whole genome shotgun sequence genome:
- the LOC121506718 gene encoding uncharacterized protein LOC121506718, which produces MRIFLLLLLSLVTGADASSTVTGCQDGWIDFTCQNPNGNDYHTVSVMNQSKTMKISSKSYQWEIKDRVSMYHDKNKGNLRVFIKQLQQEDDGQWKCKFGSRNSPDTLDLKVETDESECQVPYVQTAYKKAKTTITCEYPEDKNESEVQIFCKERGSICEDILSTESGGSNGSFSLIETDKGFNVSISDINSEHGGVYWCGLKSGDGRYRAGVSKIQLKIQNVTDFKKRSTVGETLDFFFRYSADESEKFVCKGEDPSLCHPLISTTDKNSSGRFTMRVDKKENKILVTGTAVNLKDNGTYGCGEKSTDGTKSHTFTHRMLLTVVPSSPSSSPGPTTQLTPVPPEDHGKRGGKIIVTCRKSPDV; this is translated from the exons ATGAGAATATTTCTCCTTCTGCTCCTCTCACTGGTGACAG GTGCTGACGCCTCGTCTACAGTGACAGGATGccaagatggatggattgattttACCTGCCAAAATCCCAATGGAAACGACTATCACACTGTCAGTGTGATGAATcaatcaaaaacaatgaaaataagttcTAAAAGTTATCAGTGGGAAATCAAAGACAGAGTGTCCATGTAccatgacaaaaataaaggaaatctGAGGGTGTTTATCAAACAGCTTCAACAGGAGGATGATGGGCAGTGGAAGTGTAAATTTGGCAGTAGAAATTCCCCTGACACCCTGGACCTAAAGGTAGAGACAG ATGAATCTGAGTGCCAGGTACCGTACGTCCAAACAGCGTACAAAAAAGCTAAAACCACCATCACATGTGAATACCCCGAAGACAAAAATGAGTCTGAAGTCCAGATTTTCTGTAAAGAGAGAGGCTCCATCTGTGAGGATATTTTATCCACAGAATCTGGGGGGTCAAACGGGTCGTTCAGCCTCATAGAAACTGATAAAGGCTTCAACGTGTCCATCAGTGACATCAACTCAGAGCATGGTGGTGTTTACTGGTGTGGACTGAAGTCTGGAGATGGACGTTATCGAGCTGGAGTCAGCAAAATACAACTAAAGATTCAAA aTGTTACTGACTTCAAAAAGCGTTCAACAGTCGGGGAAActttagatttcttttttagATATTCAGCAGATGAATCAGAGAAATTTGTCTGTAAAGGAGAAGATCCTTCTCTGTGTCATCCTCTCATAAGCACCACAGATAAAAACTCCAGTGGAAGGTTTACCATGAGAGTTGACAAAAAGGAGAATAAAATCTTGGTAACCGGGACAGCGGTGAATCTAAAAGACAATGGTACGTATGGGTGTGGAGAAAAGAGCACTGATGgaacaaagagccacacgttcACTCACAGGATGCTGCTGACTGTTG taccatcatcaccatcttcatcTCCTGGTCCTACAACTCAGCTGACTCCTGTCCCACCTGAGGATCATGGGAAGAGAGGAGGTAAGATCATTGTGACCTGCAGGAAGAGTCCAGATGTTTAA